Genomic window (Staphylococcus debuckii):
ACTCCAGAAGTTTCAACACGCTCTACTGCAGAATTAACATTTGCACTTGTACTTGCTGTAGCACGTCGTATTCCAGAAGGAGACCAATTATCTCGTACCAAAGGCTTTGATGGTTGGGCACCTTTATTCTTCAGAGGACGTGAAGTTTCTGGCAAAACAATCGGTATCGTCGGACTAGGCGCTATCGGCTCAGCAGTAGCTAAACGTGCTAAAGCATTCGATATGGACGTTCTTTATACAGGTCCTCATCGTAAAGAAGATAAAGAACGTAATTTAGGTGTTAAATATGTTGATTTAGATACGATGTTAGAGAAAGCTGATTTCATTACGATTAATGCAGCTTATAAACCAGAACTGCATCATATGTTCGATACAGAACAATTCAAGAAAATGAAAGATACAGCTTATCTGATCAATGCAGCTAGAGGACCTATCGTCAATGAACAAGCGCTTGCAGATGCTTTAAAAAATAAAGATATTGAAGGTGCGGCATTAGACGTTTATGAATTCGAACCTGAAATCAACGACGATTTGAAGTCATTAGATAACGTCGTGATTACACCGCATATCGGTAATGCTACATTTGAAGCACGCGATGGAATGGCCAAGATTGTGGCAGATAATACGGTCGTTGTGCTTAAAGAAGATCAAGCACCAAAATATATTGTAAATGATGTTGAAAAATAAATGACAGCTGTTTAAGCATTAAGAAGGGTTAGGACAAAATGATGATGTCCTAACCCTTGTTTTCTTCCGTGCTTACTCAGCTTATTGTTCTTTTGTTTTATAAATAAATTTCACTTGATTACTGAGCAATTTAGATGGCAGACGTTTCATAATAGTATTTCTCAAACCTACCAATAAGCCATTAGACATTTGTGCTTGTTTACCGATTTTTCTGGATTTCTTAATCACCTTGGCTGTGTGTTTAACTCGCAATTGATCATATCTTGCTAAAGCTTCTCTGAAATCATAAGCTTTTAAACAATTGGCTAAGACGATAGCATCTTCCATGGCTTGGCCAGCACCTTGGCCTAAATTAGGTGTCGTAGCATGCGCTGCATCACCTAATAATAATGTACGGCCGTATACGAATGTTTTCAACGGTGTTAAATCAAAGATATCATGATGCAAAATTCCAGTTTCACTCGTTTGGTCAAAAATTCGGCGCACCTCATTTGGATAATGATTATAATAAGCTTGAATATACGGCTTAGTGAAATCATTTAATTTAGGATCTCCTTGTTTAGCATTTACCGAAATAAACCAATAGGCTTGATTATTCAACATAGGTACAATTCCGATGCGTCCTTTAGGTCCCCAATATTCTTTAGCAGTATGCGGATCTGATAATCGTACATCTTCTACCATCCCTCCGAACACTGTATATCCTTGGTAGTTGACTGTAGCTTTAGGATCCAATTGTTGACGTATAATAGAATGCAATCCATCTGCTCCAATACACAAATCAAAATCTGCTTGCGAACCATTTTCTGCTGTTAATGTCACTTTAGAGCTGTTTTGTTCGATACGCGTTATTTTACTATCTGTATGAATAGCTTCTGCAGGAACATATGATTTAATAATATCAAGCAGCGTCTGACGTGGGAGCGTTAAATTGATTGTCCCTTTTTTTAACAAAGCCTTATTTAAGACGTTGCCATGATCATCTAGAAATTCTAACTCGTTTATAACTTGTCCTGCATTTTTGATACCTTTAGCTAAATCATGATTTCCTAGCTTGTCTAGTACATTTCCCCCGATACCAATGCCAGCACCTACTTCTTCAATCTTAGCATGCTGTTCAAATACATGTATCTCATTGTCGTTTTCATTAAGGAGCGCAGCAGCTGTTAAGCCACCTATTCCGCCACCTACGATTGCTATTTTCATATCTCAACACCTCATTTTTGCGTTATCTTTATTTTATCATATTCCCTCTTTTTGCTATCAATACTATATCCGTAAAAAAAGAGGGTGCCGCCCTCTTTTAAAGTTATTGCTTATAATAATTTTTACGAATATGGTCCTTTTTAATTCCGTATTTTTGGTAATAATGGTCCATTACACTTGCTATTTTAGTATCCCAGTCAATGTCACTTGCATACTGGTGTTGACCAGGATTCTTGGGATTCCAGCGCATTTGATAAAGAGACAGTTGTTCTTTATCAAAGTATTCTTTTCGTACAAATGAAGCGCCGCCCATAATTGCTTTTTCTGGAGAAGTCCATTTTTGCTGTTTCGCATAACTATGGCCATGTTTCAATGCGTTTTCATCGAAAGCTCCAATACCATAGAAGTTATAATAATGCTTACCTTTATAAGGTATACCTTTAGCTAAATCTGATCGGCCATTTCCTGTTTCTATCAGAGCATGACTAATTAAGTAAAGTACATTCACTCCATATTGATCTTGCGCTTTCAAAAAAGTAGAGCCTTTATTTTCAAAGATACCTTTGCCTTTTAAAATTTGGTTGACTTCTTTTTTATCCATCGGTACCTTCTCTGATATATCCATATAATTAATATTATGATTGTGCTTTTTAATAGTCATTGCACGACGCACATCTTCTTTAGATGCATTGACAAAACGTCCATTATCTTCTTTGGTATTCAACATGCCTTCACCAGTTTGTGCTTGAACAGCCTCATCGAAGGTATGTGTCTGATCATGTTTGAATAAATTCGTTTCATTAATAATCATCAGTATGGCAAATACAGCTATAATCACACTTATCAAAATGATTAAAAACCTTTTCTTAAATGTACGACTCATGCCTTGTACCTCTCAAGTTTATTTATTTTAGCAAGAAGTATGCTAGTATAATGACTCCGATTACAATCACAAATGATATATTTACAACTATTTTCATTCCTGTTCTGTCACGAAATAAAACATTGAATATCATCAAGCTGATAGTAATAGCAACGGCGAACATGGTAATCGCTAAGACGAGCTTCATCATAATTAATAAGATAAAACCAACTACAACAAATATATTGGATACAATAGCTAAGCCCTTTAACAGATTCGGGTTAATCATCTCCACCTTCTTTCTGTGAATAATATCTTCATTAAAATTACTTCATTCCTAAATTTTAGCATACTATGTATAAGGAGCGGAGACAGAAATAACATGGATTAAAATTATTTCATCTCCACGCCCCGGCAAAGCTGATTAGAATAAGCAAGGGCTGGAACAAATGAATGGTTCCAGCCCCTGGCTTTCTGAAAAGGTTATGGATTATCCCTCTTCGCGTGACATACCTTTTAAGATATTTAAGAAGTAAGTAATACTTCTGTTGGCATCTTCGTCTTTCAATAATCCGACTAAGCTGCCGACTGTTGTACGTTGATTTGGACTTGCTTGATTGGCATTTTCCAATCCTTTGTTAACTTTCATTAACATATCTTCCAAGTTAGGTACATTCAATTTACCAATCATAAATACTAATGGAGCTAAGTTATTTAATACACCAGTGTATTGTTCTTTTCTCAGCTCTTTCGTAAATTTACCAGTAATAAATCCGCGGCTTTCTACAGCACCGATAGATGCATCTAAAATTTTAGCATCGTCCAGCACTTTCATTAAACGGATTGCTTTGATAATCACGTCTTTATTTTCAGCAATAGCGTCTGTTACCTCTGCAAGATCATCTGCTTTTTGCTTTTCGGGTGGGATTTCCATTCGTTTAATTTTTCTAATGTTTTCAGCCATCGTGTCTCACCTGATTTCCTGGGACCACGTAGTCTGGACGTGCCCATTTTTTCTGAACTTGAACACTGTATTGCGGATTACGTTCTGTATCTACACGGAAGTTGGCAGGATTCAATGGTGATCTGCCTCGGCGTGTGATAACTTCCATACGGCAAGCTGTACGTTTGTAAGATGGTGTATCTGTATCTTTATCGACATCACTATTAGTCAACATGTTGACTGCACCTAATGTACCATCTTGTTCCGCATCATTGTTCAACGGAATATAGATTTCATTCCCTTTAACACGGTCAGTAACGTGAACCATTAATTTAACTTCACCTGTTGATGAAACTAATTTAACTTCGCCACCTTCATGAACACCGCGGTGTTCTGCAAGTTCTGGAGAAATTTCCACATAAACGTTAGGTACTTTGTATTTAATACCAGGAACGTGGTAAGTCATATTACCTTCATGGAAGTGTTCTAATAAACGACCGTTGTTAACATGCAAGTCATATTCTTCGTCTTGTTTGAAGAAGTTATCGAATGTTAATGGATACAATTTCGCACGTTTATTAGGGAAGTTGAATCCTCCAAGATATAATGTCGGTTCATCTGTACCATCTGGAGCAACTGGCCATTGCAATGATTTGAAACCTTCTAAGCGTTCATAAGTTACACCTGCAAATGTTGGTGTTAAGCTGGCCATTTCATCCATGATTTCACTTGGATGTGAATAGTTCCAGTCAAAGCCCATTTTGTTAGCAATCATTTGCATGATTTGCCAGTCAGGTTTAGATTCGCCAAGTGGTTCCATAACTTGATAGAGACGTTGGATACGACGTTCTGTATTCGCAAATGTACCTTCTTTTTCAAGTGAAGGACTTGCAGGTAATACGACGTTCGCAAAACGTGCTGTTTGTGTTAAGAACGCATCTTGTACGACTAAGAAATCAACTTTTTCTAAAGCAGATTGTACGAAGTTGATATTAGCATCTACGATACCAGTATCTTCACCGTAAATGTACATTGCAGAAATTTCATCGTTATGAATACCTTCCATCATTTGATGGTTGTCACGACCTGCTTTAGGCGGTAATGCTACGCCGTAAGCTTTTTCAAATTTCGCACGTACTTCGTCATCTTCAACACCTTGGTAACCAGGGAATTTATCCGGCATACTACCAGCATCACTACAACCTTGTACGTTGTTATGTCCACGTAATGGATAAGCACCGCAACCAGGTTTTCTGTAGTTACCTGTAACAAGCAATAAGTTAGAGATTGCTGTACTTGTGTCACTACCGATATCTTGTTGTGTAACACCCATTGCCCAACAGATACTTACGCCTTCTGCTGCCACAACGTTATGTGCAAATTCAATAAGATCTTCTTTTGCAATACCTGTAGTTTCCTCAGCAAATTCCATAGTGAATGGTGCTAATGATTTGTAATAGTCATCGAAATGGTCAACCCATTCATCGATAAAGGCTTTATCGTGCATGTCATTATCAATGATATATTTAGTTACTGCTGACATCCAAGCTAAGTCAGTACCTGGTTTAGGTTGATAGAAGTAGTCAGCACGTTCTGCCATTTCGTGACGGCGGATATCAAATACTACAAGTTTATTACCGTATAATTTGTGTCCGCGTTTGATTTTAGAAGCGATAACTGGATGCGCTTCTGCTGTGTTAGTACCTACCAAGACTACCATGTCTGAATGCATAAGGTCGTCACTTGAACCTGAGTCACCACCGTGACCTACTGTTCTGAATAGACCTTTTGTTGCTGGTGCTTGGCAATAACGTGAACAGTTATCCACGTTGTTAGTACCGATAACTTGTCGAGCAAGTTTTTGCATTAAATATGATTCTTCAATAGTACCTTTTGAAGATGCGATGAATGATAATGCATCTGCGCCTTTTTCCTCTTTAATACGACGGAAGTTGTCGCTGATAACATTTAATGCTTCATCCCATTCTACTTCTACGAATTCGTCACCCTTACGAACAAGCGGTCTTGTTAAACGCTCTTCAGAGTTGACGAAGTCCCAACCGAATTTACCTTTGATACAAGTTGAAACTCGGTTAGCAGGTGAATCGTGTTGAGGTTGAACTTTAAGGATTTCGCGACCTTTAGTCCAAACATCAAAAGTACATCCCACACCACAGTACGTACATACTGTTTTCGTTTTAGACATATATTCGTTACGCATTGCAGATTCGCCGTTTGATACACCCATTAATAGGCCGTAACCTGGTTCTGCTTCTTTAGTCAATTCAATCATATCTGCTAAAGATCCAGGTTCGATGTCAGTCATATAACCTGCATTACCAACCATTTTATTTTCCATCATGGCATTACATGGACAAACTGTTGCACATTGACCACAGTTAACACATGATGATTCATTAATTGGTACATCGTTATCCCAGATAACTCTTGGTTGTTCACGTTCCCAGTCAATAGATAATGTTTCATTAACTTGAACGTCTTGACAAACTTCTACACAACGTCCGCAAAGGATACATTGGTTTGGATCATAACGATAAAACGGACCAAAGTCTTTTTCATATGGCTTCGGTTTATATTCGTATGATTGTTCCTCAACACCCCATTCATCCATTGTATTATGGATATCACAGTCACCGTTGTTATAGTCACAAACTGTACAATACAGAATGTGTTTTTCTAAGATGCGGTCTAACGCTTCTTTTTGGCTGGCTTTAACATCGCTGTTTGTTGTGTTGACAACCATCGGACGATCAATTGTTGTACCACATGCGCGCTCGATTTTTCCGTCAATTTCCACTGCACACGTATCACATGTTTGAATCGGTCCTAGCGATTCGTTATAACAGATTGACGGTACAAATGTTTCTTGCGACTTAATGAAGGCAAGAAGATTTGTTCCTGGTTCCACAAGATAGTCTTTTCCATCTAAAGTGATGACAAGATGTTCTTGCATATAATCACCCCTATATTCTGAGGTCCGATAAATACATTTAAGTTCTATACAATTGGACATGTTTCAGTTTGATTCTATTGATGAGGGTTAGTATCATTCTGAAAAAAGTTACAGTTAATTCATTTATAAAGCTTGTAGCAGCTCAAATTATGTAATACATAAGCAGTCATACTGCAACATACTGAATTAATGAACTGATAACCTGACATGTTATTATATAGCACTTTCTTCAGAGCTAAATCACTCTGAAAATCCAACGCTATTTATTAACCTCTTCTTTTATATATTATCCGTAAATATTTGAAGACTAAATCTTTTTTGCCCCACGCAATAAAAAAAATAGTCTTACCTCTAATACTAGTACTTTTACTCTTGAATGTTAAGTCCTATACTTATATATTTGCTCAAAAGTTGATATATTAAACCAATTAACAATTACTTTTTACTCTTTTTATAATAATGTGCTGAAAAACTAACTTTTCAGAATAATTAAGCGGTATATTGAGTGGCTGAAAGAAGGTTTCATTAAGAAAGCTGAGGCAAAAGTAATGCCTCAGCTATCATTTTATTTATCATGTAATCTGCCTAAAATTTCTTGTTTTAAAACATTAATAGCATCATCAAATTCTGTTTCATTATGATTAGCGTCTGCATGAGCGATTAATGAATTGACTAAATCCAAGTCATTATATTCGCTGACTCTAAGCTTAAATTGATCAAGTCCTACCTCAACAGAGCCGCCATTTTTTTGAAATTCATGAATTTTATAATAGGTATCTGCACCTAATCCGCCTTCATCTACCATTTCTGAAACATCTTGTACTTCTTCTTCATTTACTTTGTTTTCATCATGATTTGTCATCGTTATTCCCCCTCTTCCTTCGTAATACCCTAAATTTCCATTATTATTTATATATCATTTTAACTTTTAGAGTAAAAAATAACCAAATTCCAGGAAATTCCTGAAATTTGGCTTTTTCTTATAAATCTAAATTAGATTTTAACAACTCAGTCATATTTTCTAAAGAAGATTGATCAGGTACAAAGTAATACAAACCATCGTCTTGGATGCCGCCGCTACCTTGTAATTGATGACGTCTCACATGTTCATTCGCATCTTTGTATTTAGAGCGAACTGTGTTCAATTCTCCTAACGTCAAATCAGTTTTAACGTTTTTCTGAATTTCATCTGTTACTCCGTTGAAGTTTGTAATTGATTTTACACCAGTCAATTCATTAGCAATGCCTTTCAAAACTAATTGCTGACGTTCTTGGCGTCCAAAGTCTCCACCAGCGCCTTCCTCTTTACGAGAACGGATAAAAGCAAGTGCTTTATCGCCATCTAAATGCGTTTTTTCGCCTTTTACAAAGTTATAACCATCTGTACTGAAAGTCGCATTACTTACTACATCGACCCCACCTAATGCGTCTACCATGCCATGCATGCCATCCATATCGACTGTAGCATAATGATCAATCGGCACATTCAATAATTTTTCTAAAGATTTTACTGCCATATTCGGGCCGCCATAAGCGTAGGCATGGTTAATCTTCTCAGTTGTACCTCTGCCGACTATTTTAGCTTGCGTATCACGTGGAATACTTACAATTTCTGTAGTCTTCTTATCTGGATTGACAGATAAGACCATAATTGAATCTGAACGTTCTCCGTCACCTTCACTTTTTCTTTGAGCATCAGAGTCCACACCAAATAAAGCGATTGAGAAAGGTTGGCCTTTATTTAAATCTACTTTCTCTTTTCTCAACTCTGACTTATTTCTGTCTAATGGGTTATGTATACTGCCGCCCACCGCAAAAATTTTAAATGCTAAATAGATTGCTGCAATCACAGCCAATAATACTAAAATACCAAATGCCCATAACAATACCTTGGGAACAGTTCCCATTTTTCTCTTAGGATCTTCTGACCTTCTCACCCAACCACTCCTCACAATTCAGCTTTCTGCAAATCTAGCTTTCTTAATAAACTCATTATATTATAACTAATTTTATAAAACATGATACTTAAGTCTTATTCACAAAATTAGTTTGATACCCGCCTTTTTGATTCAAAATCTGTAATATAGTTTCATGACAACCTGGATTACTGATGATAAAGGGTCCCGCTTCCGCAAAATCGATAGGTCCACCTTCTAGGTTAGTCATTTTCAAACCTAATTCTTCAGCAAAAAGAAACTGCGCTGAAATATCCCAAGGTTTAGAGTTCGTATTAATGTGTGCTCCGAATTGTCCTTTAATTACTCTGACTGAATCTAAACCGCAAGAACCGATTAAACGATAACTAAATGCTGCAGCTTTCAAATCTTCTATAGTTTGCTCATTTAGAACATACATATTATAAGATAAAATCATGTCCTTAATATCTTGTGCTTTAACTGTAGACATCATCACCTCATTTTCAAATGCACCCATACCTCTAATTGCTTTATACAGTACTTTATGAGGATAATCATAGATATACGACAATTGAGGTTCTCCTTCTGAAAAATAGGAAAGAATAATGCAATAATCTGTTTGCTGTTTTACTAAATTAGCTGTTCCATCGATAGGATCCATAATCCATACATCACCATGTTTAGCATCTATCAAATCATTATTCTTTTCTTCAGCAAATAATTGGTGTTCAGGATAATGTGTCTCTAAAAATATTTCAAATTTATCTTGAATGATACGGTCAACGTTTGTGACCAAATCAAATTGATTCGCTTTGGTCTCCGTACGCATATTATGAATGAGTTCCGGGATAATCTCATCTAACCCTGTTAGCCATTGTCTGATTGCTTTATCAAGATGGATACGTTCTGTTTTATTCAAACTATACACCTCAAATCAATTTATTAATTTATGTATTATTGTTATTTTAGCATGTAATTCTAGAAAAACGTTAATAAAATTTAAATTTTTTGTGCATTTAAAAAACCGACTAGCAATACTAGTCGGCATAGAAAGGAAAGTAAGTAATAATATTGAAGATGTTAATTAACTAGTGATTTGCACATTTTTAATAAATCACACGACTATGATTTATTATTACCCCTTTGTTACTAAGTGCTATCTCCTAGTTACTATTAAAAGTGTATCACATCTTTTCAATTAATGTAAGCGTTTACTTTAATTTTTTTGTACTTTTCAGCATTTTTTTGCGAATAAATATCAAATAATACTAAATATGATATAATCATTGTAATATGTAATATATGGGAGGTGGCATCAATGAATAAAGTTGAACGTCAAAATAAATTAATTCACTTTATAGAATCCAACGATCAACTCACTGCTATGCAACTTGCGAAAAAACTAGAAGTTTCTAAGCGTACTATATTACGTGATATTCAAGACCTTGAAAAACAAGGTGTACAAATTATCGCAAAGCAAGGCGCTTTAGGCGGTTATCGTATCCAACCAGATCATTCACCTATTAAACTGGAGCTCACCGAAGAACAGATGCTTGCTTTATTTATGACTTTAAATGAAAGTCAATCCTATACAAAGTTGCCCTACCATGCAGAAATACAGCAACTTATTAAGAAATGTTTGAATCAACCAGCCACCCATATCAGACGGATTTTAAAGCGCATGAATCGCTACATCAAATTTGAATCTAATCCTCATACTGCACTGCCCCATACTTTTTCAGACTTACTAATTTATTGTGCGGAACGCAATGTCATGTTAGTGGAGTATGAGTTGCAAGGAAACTTAGAAAAAGAAAATGTCATCTTTATCGGATTAATTTGCCGAAAAGCCGATTGGCATGTTGTGATATTTGATATCGGCCGTGGCATAACGAAAGAAATTGCTATTACTGATATCAAAGACATTTCGTATTCTTTCCAAAAAACCGTAAAAACTCACGATATTTCTATTTATAACTACCAGAAATTTTTAAATCCAACTGATTCTGCCAATTGATCAGTTGGATTTTTTTATAGATATGAATTTTTCCTTTCAACTGAAAAATACAGTCATTAAGAAAGAAACTAAATTATTTCCGAGATGGATAAAAATAGTAGCGGCTGTACTTTTACCAGATTTAAAATAAACAAGTACAAGTGCAACTGCGATAATAAAGTAGGAACCAAATTCAAATGGAGAAGCAGCTCCTATAACATGCATCGCTGCAAAAGCTAGTGCAGAAATGATGCCCATCACTATATAATTGAATTTCTTTCCTAGCTCTCCGATAATTACATTTCTAAAAAACAGTTCTTCAACTACTGGTGCTAGAATCACCACAAATAAGAAACTGAATGGAAGAAATGCTGGATTTTTAAACAGAGAAGCCAAGCTTTCTTCATTTTGCGTTTCCTTAAATCCGATACCTTCTGGCAACATGGACATTAATTGGTTATATAATGTTTCAACCCCCATGACTACAAGGAGCGTAATTAATAAAAATAACCAACGTTTCCTTACGTAATGCCATCCTGCGCGCAACCTTTCCGGCATTTCTTGGTAATGAAAATAATAGAAAACAATTAATACAATTATGTAACTCAACATTTGTCCAAGCGCACCTACGCCGTTGAGTGTATCTTCATTAAATGGAGCATGGAAGTTTAAAGCTATAAGCATTTCTATTGCTGAACACACAAATATGCCAACAAGAGCGATAGGCACCAACCATAAGTCTCTCCATGCGGGTTTATCTTTTCTTAAAACCATAATGGCCCCCTAATTCAAATTTCAATTCTATATAACGTTATTAATATATTATATTCTACCTGTATTTTAAGCACAAATATTTTCAGACAAGGAGAATCATAACCGACGATGGTTCTCTCGCCTTGAACATCTATAAACAAGTAATCAAGTAATAATGATAAAAATACGAGGACTGGGATACATAAGTAAAAGTTTCAGCTTTATATGAGACAGGTATAATAATTATAGAAACACTTCAAAATTCACAATTGTCTAACTTCATAACGTGTAGTACACTAGGAACAATTAAGTTTATCAAGTTGTAAGTTGAGATACCGGGAGAATATCCGACTTACTCGATATGAAAGTGCAGAATAAACCACATTTTCTATCAACTTGGTTATGGGATTTTGTTTACTGCTATCTATGCATTCATCACAATTTTGTTTACATGCATTAGAGAATCCGTAGAGCAGGTGATTTTTATGACAAATATTTTATTTAAATTAGAATCTAAATATCCTTCGTTTACGAAAAGTGAAAAGAAAATTGCAGATTACATTCTACGCCGTCCTCAACAGATTTTGGATATGACCACGCATACACTTGCAAATCGAACCAATACAAGTCCTTCATCTGTAGTGCGCTTTGGTTATAAGGTTACTGACGGCGGATTTCAGGAATTAAAAACCGAAGTTTCAAAGTATATGTCAGCACGGACGCAACCTCGTCAATTAGAACTACAGGCAAATGAATCTTTAGAGACTATTAAACGTAAAATGCTGTCTCGAACTACTCAAACTTTATGCAAAGTTTCAGATGAAGTAAATGAAGCTGACATTGATAAAGTCTGCATGCAATTAAAACAAGCACGCACTGTTTTTATTTTTGGTTTCGGTGCCTCATATGTAGCAGCGAGAGATTTATTTCAAAAACTATCTCGTGTAGGAATTGACGCACATTGTATTGAAAGTGTGCATACGTTAATTAATATCATCGCTACACACGATGCTAGAGACTGCCTTTTCATTATTTCAAACAGCGGAGAACACAATGAATTAGAAGCGATAACTCGTGTGGCCTCTGATTATCATCTATTTTTGATTTCTCTTATGGGAAAGAAAGATAATCCGATTACACAATATACTGATGTCGATTTAATTTATGGAGAAACAGATGAAAGCGAAGTGCGCATGGCTGCTACCACTTCACTTACTGCACAACTCTTCATGATTAATGTGCTCTATTACCGCTATCTTTCATTAGACTTTTCAAATTCACTAGACTTAGTTACACAATCTAAGATGGCTTTGAATAACTATAAAAAACATTTATCAAATATAGAATTTGAACATTAAAGCGAGCTGAGATTATTAATTAGATCTCAGCTCGTTCTTTATTTTGCAGATTTTTAAATTATTCATGTATGGACTTTAGATGAAAAAAATCTTGTGAAAAAGAGCGGAAGGCGGACAGGATTTTGTTGCATTTTGGACAGCGGGAGAGAAAATTTGGGAAGTGTCTAGGCGACGTGGCCGAGCCTCGACACTTTCGCCAAAAGCTACATAAACAACAAAAGCTGAGACAAAACATTGTCCCAGCTTTCATTTCAAATCTTATTCTAAATATTGATCTTCCTTAGGCAATCTATCATAACCTCTAACAAAGTAATAAGCTGTCATAAAGGCTAAGAAAATTAAACCGATAACT
Coding sequences:
- a CDS encoding inositol monophosphatase family protein, producing the protein MNKTERIHLDKAIRQWLTGLDEIIPELIHNMRTETKANQFDLVTNVDRIIQDKFEIFLETHYPEHQLFAEEKNNDLIDAKHGDVWIMDPIDGTANLVKQQTDYCIILSYFSEGEPQLSYIYDYPHKVLYKAIRGMGAFENEVMMSTVKAQDIKDMILSYNMYVLNEQTIEDLKAAAFSYRLIGSCGLDSVRVIKGQFGAHINTNSKPWDISAQFLFAEELGLKMTNLEGGPIDFAEAGPFIISNPGCHETILQILNQKGGYQTNFVNKT
- a CDS encoding CPBP family intramembrane glutamic endopeptidase, which produces MVLRKDKPAWRDLWLVPIALVGIFVCSAIEMLIALNFHAPFNEDTLNGVGALGQMLSYIIVLIVFYYFHYQEMPERLRAGWHYVRKRWLFLLITLLVVMGVETLYNQLMSMLPEGIGFKETQNEESLASLFKNPAFLPFSFLFVVILAPVVEELFFRNVIIGELGKKFNYIVMGIISALAFAAMHVIGAASPFEFGSYFIIAVALVLVYFKSGKSTAATIFIHLGNNLVSFLMTVFFS
- a CDS encoding MurR/RpiR family transcriptional regulator, whose amino-acid sequence is MTNILFKLESKYPSFTKSEKKIADYILRRPQQILDMTTHTLANRTNTSPSSVVRFGYKVTDGGFQELKTEVSKYMSARTQPRQLELQANESLETIKRKMLSRTTQTLCKVSDEVNEADIDKVCMQLKQARTVFIFGFGASYVAARDLFQKLSRVGIDAHCIESVHTLINIIATHDARDCLFIISNSGEHNELEAITRVASDYHLFLISLMGKKDNPITQYTDVDLIYGETDESEVRMAATTSLTAQLFMINVLYYRYLSLDFSNSLDLVTQSKMALNNYKKHLSNIEFEH
- a CDS encoding helix-turn-helix transcriptional regulator, whose amino-acid sequence is MNKVERQNKLIHFIESNDQLTAMQLAKKLEVSKRTILRDIQDLEKQGVQIIAKQGALGGYRIQPDHSPIKLELTEEQMLALFMTLNESQSYTKLPYHAEIQQLIKKCLNQPATHIRRILKRMNRYIKFESNPHTALPHTFSDLLIYCAERNVMLVEYELQGNLEKENVIFIGLICRKADWHVVIFDIGRGITKEIAITDIKDISYSFQKTVKTHDISIYNYQKFLNPTDSAN